From Brassica oleracea var. oleracea cultivar TO1000 chromosome C3, BOL, whole genome shotgun sequence, a single genomic window includes:
- the LOC106333211 gene encoding uncharacterized protein LOC106333211: protein MVISELGRRSFLTRAEMVPAPMISRRRCSMSPTLETIFEERFDDLNHQEYSSKVVVGQGHRLFLLVPAIISAVSCVLLYRHDRVVRFY, encoded by the coding sequence ATGGTTATATCAGAACTAGGAAGAAGAAGCTTTTTAACTAGAGCTGAGATGGTACCGGCTCCGATGATTTCTCGCCGGAGGTGTTCAATGTCTCCGACGCTAGAGACCATTTTCGAAGAAAGGTTTGATGATTTAAATCATCAAGAATATTCTTCTAAAGTTGTGGTGGGACAAGGACACCGTCTTTTTCTCCTCGTTCCGGCGATCATATCGGCCGTTTCTTGTGTTTTGTTGTATAGACATGATCGTGTTGTTCGATTTTATTGA